One window of the Burkholderia sp. WP9 genome contains the following:
- a CDS encoding DUF1016 N-terminal domain-containing protein produces MTKSDIAAAVYAGLQREIADVVESTREATARNINALMTATYWEIGRRIVEFEQGGEGRAAYGEALIKRLGADLSQRFGRGFGWRNLSQMRAFYLSRPAEQILQTLSAKSPSPKIVPTLSAISAGRHLSGSPARNFPDLAAVAQAFRLPWSAYVRLLSLRNPAARSFYEAGALRCGWSVRQLDREIGSQFYERVALSHNKAAMLRKAGQPDADDAPTPEQAIRDPFVLEFLDLKDEYSESDLEDGLIFHLTDCLHPGSHGDVMTTSLRFAMLGLSTEACHDHCPPRGAKTRNAEHPDPPRGARPD; encoded by the coding sequence ATGACGAAGTCCGACATCGCGGCAGCCGTTTATGCGGGCCTACAACGCGAAATTGCTGACGTGGTGGAGTCCACGCGCGAAGCGACGGCCCGCAATATCAACGCGTTGATGACGGCAACCTATTGGGAAATTGGCCGCCGCATCGTGGAATTCGAGCAGGGTGGTGAGGGCCGGGCCGCTTACGGCGAAGCACTGATCAAGCGACTCGGCGCCGATCTGTCCCAGCGGTTCGGGCGAGGCTTCGGCTGGCGCAACCTTTCGCAGATGCGCGCGTTTTATCTGAGTAGGCCGGCGGAGCAGATTTTGCAGACGCTGTCTGCAAAATCCCCGTCCCCAAAAATTGTCCCGACACTGTCTGCAATTTCTGCCGGACGACACCTTTCCGGATCACCGGCGCGGAATTTTCCTGACCTGGCGGCCGTCGCACAGGCGTTTCGGTTGCCTTGGTCGGCCTATGTGCGCCTGCTGTCGCTCAGGAATCCCGCGGCCCGCAGCTTCTACGAAGCCGGAGCGCTGCGCTGCGGCTGGTCAGTGCGGCAGCTTGACAGGGAGATCGGCAGTCAGTTCTACGAGCGCGTCGCCCTCTCGCACAACAAGGCGGCGATGCTGCGAAAGGCAGGGCAGCCCGATGCTGACGACGCTCCTACGCCTGAACAGGCCATTCGGGATCCGTTCGTGCTGGAGTTTCTGGACCTGAAGGACGAGTACTCGGAATCCGACCTCGAAGACGGCCTGATCTTTCATCTGACTGACTGTTTGCATCCGGGTTCACATGGCGATGTAATGACAACGTCATTGCGTTTTGCTATGCTAGGACTTTCGACGGAGGCCTGCCATGACCACTGCCCACCCCGCGGCGCCAAAACGCGAAACGCTGAACATCCGGATCCGCCCCGAGGAGCGCGGCCTGATTGA
- a CDS encoding replication initiation protein has translation MAAEDNPEEGKSKVTPRQMALALFEDMFDLGLPISEANREIGYQRNNFFTQVVNMGLPARRFLDAAYFIVAQEQEARDQYDVELNYFKWLMRYDSRNLKHLRTIAEEAQDAKIQVTDTPIDRDPNENDLWVSVQLMGMVGFHRGRIRFDVHPRLVPQIRDPKKSHWLSLRISTAFTRSLARAIYDQVLPSVPNGRTEWIPLEDMRNWPGRMGANAAIFKYFKRDWLEPAVREINEVSDIELSYETRTESSTSKKIDRIRFLLKRKDTADAALASLADASHLYKILKEEFNLSTTQFSEISENREVWTDAHIQQAVEYTRFKLNRGQIKRSPAGYLMRALRDNWKMSEAERKMVEVQAKLLTEETEADVVKTEIQTSVARSIASREEEVRARMNEESRKGREHFNAADAKTRKELVRAWVASREGKLMLRRMKLEAATVAEEDIVANTELVWYLGQFVFGRMNSSRASA, from the coding sequence ATGGCGGCGGAGGACAATCCGGAAGAAGGCAAGTCGAAAGTGACACCGCGACAGATGGCGCTCGCGCTGTTCGAGGACATGTTCGACTTGGGTTTGCCCATCAGCGAAGCCAATCGTGAAATCGGATACCAGCGCAACAACTTCTTCACTCAAGTCGTCAACATGGGGTTGCCGGCGCGGCGCTTTCTTGACGCCGCGTATTTCATTGTCGCCCAGGAGCAGGAAGCACGGGACCAGTACGACGTTGAACTGAACTACTTCAAGTGGTTGATGCGCTATGACAGCCGCAATCTAAAGCACTTGCGCACTATCGCGGAAGAAGCTCAGGACGCGAAAATTCAGGTTACCGATACACCAATCGATCGGGATCCCAACGAAAACGATCTGTGGGTATCAGTCCAGTTGATGGGCATGGTCGGCTTCCACAGGGGGCGCATTCGATTCGACGTGCACCCTCGCCTAGTCCCGCAAATCCGGGACCCAAAAAAATCCCACTGGTTGAGCCTGCGTATATCGACGGCTTTTACACGCAGCCTAGCGCGCGCGATCTATGACCAGGTCCTTCCCAGTGTCCCAAATGGCAGAACCGAATGGATACCGCTGGAAGACATGCGAAACTGGCCCGGCAGAATGGGAGCGAACGCCGCCATCTTCAAATACTTCAAGCGTGACTGGCTAGAACCGGCTGTGCGTGAAATCAATGAGGTGTCGGACATCGAGCTGTCCTATGAGACCAGGACCGAGTCCAGCACGTCGAAGAAAATCGACCGCATAAGGTTCCTGCTCAAGCGCAAGGATACCGCCGACGCTGCGCTGGCCAGCTTGGCTGACGCCAGCCACCTGTACAAAATTCTCAAAGAAGAATTCAACCTGTCTACCACGCAGTTCAGCGAGATTTCCGAGAACCGCGAAGTCTGGACCGATGCGCACATCCAGCAGGCTGTCGAATACACGCGATTCAAGCTCAATCGTGGACAGATAAAAAGGAGTCCCGCCGGCTACCTGATGCGAGCCCTACGCGATAACTGGAAGATGTCTGAAGCCGAGCGGAAGATGGTCGAGGTTCAGGCGAAGCTACTTACCGAAGAGACTGAAGCGGATGTCGTAAAAACCGAGATCCAGACTTCGGTCGCACGCAGCATCGCTTCGCGCGAAGAAGAAGTCCGTGCACGCATGAACGAGGAGTCGCGTAAGGGCCGCGAACACTTCAACGCGGCGGACGCTAAAACCCGCAAAGAACTGGTCCGCGCATGGGTTGCGTCGAGGGAGGGCAAGCTGATGCTGCGTCGTATGAAGCTCGAGGCCGCAACTGTAGCGGAGGAGGACATCGTCGCGAATACGGAACTGGTTTGGTACCTGGGGCAATTCGTATTCGGGCGCATGAATTCGTCTCGCGCATCGGCGTGA
- a CDS encoding AAA family ATPase → MVKTSQLPAVDRTVPLEQISQFAEKVSIFTDELRNTILAPRPRKAAPVFKTGEIAEMCNISHSQVQYLATKSDGDLPPGTAAGTGRTRTFTLEEARLWVQKVSDIYQTPLVTGTREPEGKIVITAQLKGGSAKTTTTMCLAQGLTLRGRKVLVIDLDPQASLSELCGLYAEKDVTPDDTVLPYIYDQDVEGGLETRVQSTYWDGLDVIPAHTELIGAEFHLPAMQKMRPGFRFWTVLRQGLEPLRKRYDYILMDTSPSLSYLNLNALLAADAMVMPMVPENLDFISSLSFWRLFSDVSKSFIKYEQDKKYDFISLMLSRVDYGRTSSAPIVRAWAQSAYESWLHSIEVPASSVMSTGALAFSTVFDVSSTHSAAKSLQRVRQPLVDYCRWVDEIYAEKWRNAQ, encoded by the coding sequence ATGGTGAAAACGAGCCAACTTCCTGCCGTAGACCGAACGGTTCCTCTTGAGCAGATTAGCCAGTTCGCTGAAAAGGTGTCAATTTTCACGGATGAGCTGCGTAACACCATTCTTGCACCCCGACCGCGAAAAGCTGCTCCTGTTTTCAAAACAGGGGAAATTGCTGAGATGTGCAACATCTCTCATTCCCAGGTCCAATACCTCGCAACCAAGAGCGACGGAGATTTGCCGCCAGGCACCGCTGCCGGTACCGGGCGGACCCGCACATTCACTCTGGAGGAAGCGCGCCTTTGGGTCCAGAAAGTCTCCGACATCTATCAGACTCCACTCGTTACGGGAACACGTGAACCGGAAGGGAAAATCGTCATAACGGCCCAATTGAAGGGCGGCTCGGCAAAGACAACCACAACTATGTGTCTCGCACAAGGACTGACGTTGCGCGGGCGCAAGGTGCTTGTCATCGACCTTGACCCTCAGGCCTCGCTTTCCGAACTATGCGGCTTGTACGCGGAAAAGGATGTGACGCCGGATGACACCGTGTTGCCGTATATCTACGACCAGGACGTCGAGGGTGGCCTGGAAACAAGGGTCCAGTCGACTTACTGGGATGGGCTTGACGTGATTCCGGCTCACACCGAATTGATTGGTGCGGAGTTCCATTTGCCGGCGATGCAGAAGATGAGGCCCGGCTTCCGGTTCTGGACGGTGCTTCGGCAAGGTCTCGAGCCACTGCGCAAGCGCTACGACTACATCCTCATGGACACGTCGCCTTCGCTGTCGTACCTCAACCTGAATGCACTGCTGGCGGCGGATGCCATGGTCATGCCGATGGTTCCCGAAAATCTGGACTTCATCAGCTCGCTGTCGTTCTGGCGACTGTTTTCAGATGTATCCAAGAGCTTTATCAAGTACGAGCAGGACAAGAAATACGACTTTATTTCGCTGATGCTTTCGAGGGTCGATTACGGGCGCACGTCGTCCGCACCTATCGTGCGTGCATGGGCACAGAGCGCATACGAGAGCTGGCTGCATTCGATTGAAGTGCCGGCCAGTTCGGTGATGAGCACAGGAGCGTTGGCATTTTCAACGGTATTCGACGTAAGCAGTACCCATAGCGCAGCTAAGTCGTTGCAGCGTGTACGACAGCCCCTTGTCGATTACTGCCGGTGGGTGGACGAAATCTATGCAGAAAAATGGAGGAACGCGCAATGA
- a CDS encoding ParB/RepB/Spo0J family partition protein, translating to MSNMREQLLAKTSGIRTTSSIKEDEVKRSNRTQTAPGLAGALAVAQLRVQELESTGAASQLSVSDIVPNPWQPRRVFNEAKLSELAESIREVGLMQPIVVRRADDIYQIVAGERRWRAHKMVGLEAIKAVVVECSDEDMAVLALVENVSRDDLSDYEVAMSMRQTEKEFPDRKRMAEALGMSRSGLYQFLSFENLPDFIRKDLDIQPRLLGGTAAQAIVAAIKKHGEDGVNAAMELWPLVVKGDMDQGKVAAAIKALATRRTTTTNSASERSIDKFFSGKEHAGSITKDISGITVKIKAGVLTDAQETQIRELISRMFHDQPKTN from the coding sequence ATGAGCAACATGCGAGAGCAGCTGCTGGCCAAGACGTCCGGGATCCGGACGACCTCATCTATCAAGGAAGATGAGGTCAAGCGTAGCAACCGAACGCAGACGGCGCCTGGCCTCGCGGGTGCGCTTGCGGTAGCGCAACTACGTGTCCAAGAGCTGGAGTCCACTGGCGCCGCGTCGCAATTGTCTGTGTCCGACATCGTACCGAACCCCTGGCAGCCGCGGAGAGTATTCAACGAGGCGAAGCTGTCGGAGCTGGCCGAGTCCATTCGTGAAGTCGGGCTTATGCAGCCCATCGTGGTCCGCCGCGCCGACGATATCTATCAGATTGTGGCGGGCGAACGTCGGTGGCGCGCACATAAGATGGTGGGACTCGAAGCCATCAAGGCTGTCGTTGTGGAGTGCTCCGACGAAGACATGGCTGTGCTAGCCCTCGTGGAAAATGTTAGTCGTGACGACTTGTCCGACTATGAAGTTGCCATGTCCATGAGGCAGACGGAGAAGGAGTTCCCTGACCGTAAGCGGATGGCCGAGGCACTGGGTATGTCCCGCAGCGGGCTCTACCAGTTCCTCTCGTTTGAAAATTTACCGGACTTCATCAGGAAGGACCTCGACATTCAGCCGCGGTTGCTTGGCGGGACTGCTGCCCAAGCGATTGTTGCGGCCATCAAGAAACACGGCGAAGACGGTGTGAACGCAGCAATGGAACTCTGGCCGCTCGTGGTAAAGGGCGACATGGACCAGGGGAAGGTGGCAGCGGCGATTAAGGCGTTGGCAACTCGTCGAACGACGACGACGAATTCTGCAAGCGAGCGGAGCATCGACAAGTTTTTCTCTGGCAAGGAACACGCGGGCTCCATTACCAAGGACATCAGCGGTATCACGGTGAAAATTAAGGCCGGCGTGCTCACGGACGCGCAGGAGACGCAGATTCGGGAGCTTATCAGCCGGATGTTCCACGATCAGCCGAAAACAAACTGA
- a CDS encoding DUF1778 domain-containing protein yields MSATHALPPKRETLNIRIRPEERGLIDRAASRGKNRTDFILKAARAAAEEALLEQVVMTASPAAYAAFLARLDLPPQPSELCRAMQTVAPWDTPGDAA; encoded by the coding sequence ATGTCCGCCACCCATGCGCTGCCCCCGAAGCGCGAGACGCTAAACATCCGCATCCGGCCCGAAGAGCGGGGGCTGATCGACCGGGCGGCGAGCCGCGGCAAGAACCGCACTGACTTCATTCTCAAGGCGGCCCGCGCGGCGGCCGAGGAAGCGCTGCTCGAGCAGGTCGTGATGACGGCCAGCCCCGCAGCGTATGCGGCGTTTCTCGCACGGCTCGATCTGCCGCCGCAACCCAGTGAGCTGTGCCGCGCGATGCAGACCGTCGCGCCATGGGATACCCCGGGCGACGCCGCATGA
- a CDS encoding GNAT family N-acetyltransferase — translation MVLARLAVDRSLQGRGVGRALMRDAGLRVLQAADTIGIRGLIAHALSDDAQGFYVQLGFEPSALDPLTLMITLVDLKAAL, via the coding sequence GTGGTGCTCGCCCGTCTGGCCGTCGACCGTTCCCTGCAGGGCAGGGGTGTCGGCCGGGCGCTGATGCGCGATGCGGGACTGCGCGTGCTGCAGGCGGCCGACACCATCGGCATTCGCGGGCTGATCGCGCATGCGCTCTCCGACGACGCCCAGGGCTTTTACGTGCAGCTCGGCTTCGAGCCGTCCGCGCTCGATCCCCTGACGCTGATGATCACGCTGGTCGACCTGAAGGCCGCCCTCTGA
- a CDS encoding antitoxin MazE-like protein, whose protein sequence is MTSHREKSTRAQRRQAVRRAGLRPVTIGVPDTRAPGFAEEYARQSRVIAGSAAEKDVWTLSGG, encoded by the coding sequence TTGACATCTCACCGGGAAAAGAGCACCCGCGCCCAGCGACGCCAGGCCGTGCGACGCGCCGGGCTGCGGCCAGTCACGATTGGGGTGCCGGACACGCGCGCGCCTGGTTTCGCCGAGGAATACGCGCGCCAGTCCCGCGTGATCGCCGGGAGCGCAGCGGAAAAGGACGTATGGACTTTATCGGGCGGCTGA
- a CDS encoding DUF3717 domain-containing protein, with translation MTPADFPISAKAGHRLTIAHVEAALSRWRERKPVTLHTTLSPAEALARLLARMTARRETTIRWIDLIFVERHALGILYPYPVGSAWPGLPPD, from the coding sequence ATGACCCCAGCCGATTTTCCGATCTCAGCGAAAGCCGGCCACCGGCTCACCATCGCCCACGTCGAGGCCGCGCTCTCGCGCTGGCGTGAGCGCAAACCGGTCACGCTTCACACGACGCTCTCACCGGCCGAAGCCCTCGCCAGACTGCTTGCGCGAATGACGGCCCGCCGCGAAACCACCATCCGGTGGATCGACCTCATTTTTGTGGAACGTCACGCGCTCGGTATCCTCTATCCGTATCCGGTCGGCAGCGCCTGGCCGGGGTTACCGCCTGACTGA
- a CDS encoding DNA methyltransferase: MESRVFARLSELGKDAIAMSSVHLSQFYGIELADFAAKTAKLSLWIAEYQMNEQFKQQFGTAPPALPLRDSGNIVHGNALRRDWLAVCPPSAETEIYVVGNPPYPGRALQTASQKEDLGRVFEPLGVPDLSARPAGRTARRSAGGGAFPAPSSVRR, from the coding sequence ATGGAGAGCCGGGTTTTCGCGCGGCTTTCCGAGCTCGGCAAAGACGCGATTGCGATGTCGAGCGTGCATCTGAGCCAGTTCTACGGAATCGAACTGGCCGACTTCGCTGCGAAAACGGCAAAGCTCTCGCTGTGGATCGCCGAATATCAAATGAACGAGCAGTTCAAGCAGCAGTTCGGCACGGCGCCGCCCGCGCTCCCCTTGCGCGACAGCGGTAACATCGTTCACGGTAACGCCTTGCGTCGTGATTGGCTCGCCGTCTGTCCACCGTCGGCGGAAACGGAAATATACGTCGTCGGCAATCCGCCGTATCCGGGCCGCGCGTTGCAAACCGCTAGCCAGAAAGAGGATTTGGGCCGGGTCTTCGAGCCCTTGGGCGTGCCTGATCTTTCTGCCCGACCAGCGGGCCGGACTGCTCGAAGATCCGCCGGAGGCGGAGCGTTTCCTGCGCCGTCTTCAGTCAGGCGGTAA
- a CDS encoding DUF1778 domain-containing protein, which yields MKTPTPPTARLEARVSTELHALLRRAAELQGRTMTDFVIAAVQDAAQHVIEQADVIRLSQADQQAFADALLAPPAPAAALTRAFARRRKLVRVDDPH from the coding sequence ATGAAAACCCCGACCCCACCCACGGCCCGGCTCGAAGCGCGCGTGAGCACCGAGCTGCACGCGCTGCTGCGGCGCGCCGCTGAACTGCAGGGCCGCACGATGACCGACTTCGTGATCGCGGCCGTGCAGGACGCCGCGCAGCACGTGATCGAACAGGCCGACGTGATCCGCCTGTCGCAGGCCGACCAGCAGGCGTTTGCCGACGCGCTGCTCGCGCCCCCGGCGCCGGCGGCCGCCCTCACGCGCGCCTTTGCGCGCCGGCGGAAGCTCGTGCGCGTTGATGACCCGCATTAA
- a CDS encoding GNAT family N-acetyltransferase, which yields MGEAPFHLAPLDASHERQHFHSGAAAPDHYFHHQVTQDVRRRVTACFVALGESRIAGYYTLASASVSLAALPAALGRKLPRYPSVPAVRMGRLAVDADFRGQGLGGALLADALARVMAADIAAWALVVDAKDEAAAAFYRHHGLIALPDSPLMLFLPLATAQAAHSAGRPAARKGR from the coding sequence ATGGGCGAGGCGCCGTTTCACCTCGCCCCGCTCGATGCCAGCCATGAGCGCCAGCATTTCCACAGTGGCGCCGCGGCGCCCGATCACTATTTCCACCACCAGGTCACCCAGGACGTGCGCCGCCGCGTGACCGCCTGCTTCGTCGCGCTGGGCGAGTCCCGTATCGCCGGCTACTACACGCTCGCCTCGGCCAGCGTGTCGCTCGCCGCGCTACCCGCCGCGCTCGGCAGGAAGCTGCCACGCTACCCGTCGGTGCCGGCGGTGCGCATGGGGCGCCTCGCGGTCGACGCGGATTTCCGCGGACAGGGCCTCGGCGGGGCGCTGCTCGCCGATGCGCTCGCACGTGTGATGGCCGCCGACATCGCCGCCTGGGCGCTCGTGGTTGATGCCAAGGACGAGGCCGCCGCCGCGTTCTACCGCCATCACGGCCTGATCGCGCTTCCCGATTCGCCGCTGATGCTGTTCCTGCCGCTGGCCACCGCGCAGGCGGCCCACAGCGCGGGCCGTCCCGCAGCGCGCAAGGGACGCTGA
- a CDS encoding phage integrase family protein: MANQPQTLTLPPPRTYTRTDFTALRAFVQRLPAATIARLYYDPELAPHAATPDAMERYLRTMRDDLVQLALLHGSPVLADHLKASIRQHGSAKLTAVTLRMVGQASTLAAAVPAVAHPVHLWFRPLVARRLAGEGIATLGALIDWCNARGGSWWRSVPRIGPLRAATLVAWLRRHEKTLGVRVADDVDAGPGPGALGPPDGKGGTGDLVVIGGSPLAPRLAPFERLAVPAALSGGEGGAGGAATQGSATRGTNRATAFAFIRAPHDLAALHAYLHRYRDRPATLRAYTRELERLILWAVIVRGTAVSSMTVEDCEAYKDFLAAPSPAFTGPKRSRAGGRWRPFAPGGLAPDSQAYAVRVLRAAFAWLVDVRYLAGNPWAAVHDPVTVTREVAVQVGRALPAGLWTELRAALDARCARHGNAAEGPEADARQWRTARAAILLMGDSGLRRDEAAHARREDLRRVDLPRVDLPRSPQGPDAAAVWALTVTGKRRKQRTVPVSAATVRALREHWADRGRDFDATLDSAPLIVPLVIPATGPALKKHGGAVEAPYTADAFGHLVRQAIRRLTVEFGARADIPKEALVQLANTSAHAFRHTFGTRAVARDMPVDVVQTILGHASLQTTSIYVRAEQQRMLEAAAQYYAADDDPG; this comes from the coding sequence ATGGCCAACCAGCCGCAAACGCTGACCCTGCCGCCACCGCGTACCTACACGCGCACCGACTTCACCGCGCTGCGCGCGTTCGTGCAGCGGCTGCCCGCGGCGACCATCGCGCGGCTCTACTATGATCCCGAGCTGGCCCCGCATGCGGCGACCCCCGACGCGATGGAGCGGTACCTGCGCACGATGCGTGACGACCTCGTGCAGCTCGCGCTGCTGCACGGCTCGCCAGTACTCGCCGATCACCTGAAGGCGTCGATCCGGCAGCACGGCAGCGCGAAACTGACCGCCGTCACCTTGCGCATGGTCGGGCAGGCGTCGACGCTGGCCGCCGCCGTGCCGGCCGTGGCTCACCCGGTGCACCTGTGGTTCCGGCCGCTGGTCGCGCGGCGCCTCGCCGGGGAGGGGATCGCGACGCTGGGGGCGCTCATCGACTGGTGCAACGCGCGCGGCGGCAGCTGGTGGCGATCGGTGCCGCGCATCGGGCCGCTGCGCGCGGCCACGCTCGTCGCGTGGCTGCGCCGCCATGAAAAGACCCTCGGCGTGCGCGTCGCTGATGATGTCGATGCCGGACCCGGTCCGGGTGCGCTGGGGCCACCGGACGGGAAGGGCGGCACCGGTGACCTGGTGGTCATCGGCGGCAGTCCGCTCGCGCCGCGGCTGGCACCGTTCGAACGGCTCGCGGTGCCGGCCGCATTGTCGGGGGGAGAGGGGGGCGCGGGCGGCGCCGCGACGCAGGGGAGCGCGACCCGCGGCACCAACCGGGCGACCGCGTTTGCGTTCATCCGTGCGCCGCACGACCTCGCGGCGCTCCATGCGTACCTGCACCGCTATCGCGACCGGCCGGCCACGCTGCGGGCCTACACCCGCGAACTCGAACGGCTGATCCTGTGGGCGGTGATCGTGCGCGGCACCGCTGTCTCGTCGATGACGGTCGAGGACTGCGAAGCCTACAAGGATTTCCTCGCGGCGCCGTCGCCGGCGTTCACTGGTCCGAAGCGCTCGCGCGCGGGCGGACGCTGGCGGCCGTTTGCCCCCGGGGGCCTGGCGCCCGACAGTCAGGCCTATGCGGTGCGGGTGCTGCGCGCGGCGTTTGCGTGGCTCGTCGACGTCCGCTATCTGGCGGGCAATCCGTGGGCCGCGGTGCACGATCCGGTGACGGTGACCCGCGAAGTCGCGGTGCAGGTCGGGCGCGCGCTGCCGGCCGGGTTGTGGACGGAATTGCGGGCCGCGCTCGACGCCCGCTGTGCACGGCACGGGAACGCGGCGGAGGGGCCGGAGGCCGACGCCCGGCAGTGGCGCACCGCGCGCGCGGCGATCCTGCTGATGGGCGACTCCGGGCTGCGGCGCGACGAGGCGGCGCACGCCCGCCGTGAGGACCTGCGGCGGGTGGACCTGCCGCGTGTGGACCTGCCCCGGTCGCCGCAGGGTCCGGATGCGGCTGCGGTCTGGGCGCTGACGGTCACCGGCAAGCGCCGCAAACAGCGCACGGTGCCGGTCAGTGCGGCCACGGTGCGCGCGCTGCGCGAACACTGGGCCGATCGCGGGCGCGACTTCGATGCGACGCTCGACTCCGCGCCGCTGATCGTGCCGCTGGTGATTCCCGCGACTGGTCCGGCACTGAAGAAGCACGGCGGCGCCGTCGAGGCGCCGTACACGGCCGATGCCTTCGGGCATCTGGTCCGTCAGGCGATACGCCGTCTGACCGTTGAGTTTGGCGCGCGGGCGGACATCCCGAAAGAGGCGCTGGTCCAGCTCGCGAATACCTCGGCGCACGCGTTCCGGCACACCTTCGGCACGCGCGCGGTCGCCCGTGACATGCCGGTCGATGTGGTGCAGACGATTCTCGGCCACGCATCGCTGCAGACGACGTCGATCTATGTGCGCGCCGAGCAGCAGCGCATGCTCGAGGCGGCCGCGCAGTATTACGCGGCGGACGACGATCCGGGCTGA
- a CDS encoding helix-turn-helix domain-containing protein has protein sequence MGKLIDDLPLPDRRALAVKLLLKGVGISEVSRVAQLSLPTVSKYKNLVERGGPEALAHLRIHGGVPRLDNASESWLVSAIKHSPGLYGYPGPTWTISQLREVIFQRLGIQFSSSHVGYLVRSYGLAYRLGYSPSSKAPPNTAQKSQGGVYAARRAVAARMLLDGNSVEIVARTLAIGVPTVRKYRSMVSAGGIDAVEKLRSSGRKATLSAADLDWLRGKLEANPTAQGFETELWRSGDVQKLIKEKFGIYHSHGHVRRIVGKLGLEHRMRPPKQRTEKKRLTIDDEVLAWVAATLKELPRAHGIDADNWTNARLRTVIRQRVGVDYTRGYILKIAIRAGVADLLTRRRS, from the coding sequence ATGGGCAAACTGATAGACGATCTCCCTCTTCCAGACCGAAGGGCTCTTGCCGTCAAGCTTCTGCTGAAAGGTGTGGGGATTAGCGAAGTATCAAGGGTGGCTCAACTGAGCCTTCCCACCGTGAGCAAATATAAGAACCTGGTTGAGAGGGGCGGGCCGGAGGCCCTGGCTCACCTTCGCATCCACGGGGGCGTCCCGCGACTGGACAATGCTTCGGAAAGCTGGCTCGTTAGCGCTATCAAACACTCACCAGGCCTTTACGGCTATCCGGGGCCGACCTGGACCATCAGCCAGCTACGGGAAGTAATCTTCCAGCGCCTCGGCATCCAGTTTTCATCTTCACATGTCGGTTACCTCGTTCGCAGTTATGGCCTCGCATACCGACTCGGCTATTCGCCGTCAAGTAAGGCACCTCCCAATACTGCTCAGAAATCGCAGGGTGGCGTATATGCTGCTCGCCGAGCAGTCGCTGCGAGGATGCTGCTAGATGGAAACAGTGTCGAGATCGTGGCTAGAACGCTCGCCATCGGCGTGCCCACAGTTCGAAAATATAGGTCCATGGTAAGTGCCGGTGGAATTGACGCTGTCGAGAAGCTCAGGTCATCCGGGCGCAAAGCGACGCTTTCCGCCGCAGACCTTGATTGGTTACGTGGAAAATTGGAGGCCAATCCTACGGCGCAAGGTTTCGAAACCGAACTATGGAGGAGCGGGGATGTTCAAAAGCTGATCAAGGAAAAGTTCGGCATCTACCACTCACACGGTCATGTGAGAAGGATCGTCGGAAAGCTTGGGCTGGAGCACAGGATGCGGCCGCCAAAGCAGCGCACGGAGAAAAAGCGGCTGACGATCGATGACGAAGTGCTGGCATGGGTTGCCGCTACGCTGAAGGAGCTGCCGCGAGCACACGGCATAGACGCTGATAACTGGACAAACGCGCGATTGCGCACCGTGATTCGTCAGCGGGTCGGCGTCGACTACACTCGCGGATACATCCTGAAAATTGCCATTCGTGCTGGGGTGGCAGACCTGCTTACAAGACGCCGTAGCTGA